The Chaetodon trifascialis isolate fChaTrf1 chromosome 11, fChaTrf1.hap1, whole genome shotgun sequence nucleotide sequence caggacaCTGGTAACATGTGCGCCATAAAAACATTAACAGGAATTACAATGGTTAACTGTATTGGAATTACAAATTGCCATTCTCCCCTtgcccatccatccattacaatgcaaaacattttgaatgctTTGTTTCCCAACTGCATCATAGACCCAGACTTAATGGAATTCTTCCTTCATTTATTCAAGGTCAAAGCTCATCACTCCCACAGTCCTTTGCATTGTAAATCTTCCTCTCAACATGTCTGTGGGGGAAATTGAGTAATTGAAAATTTCCTGTAGTCGTCGTCTAAACATCAGTATACTGCCAGTGAATGGCAATTctgtctttaaaaaagaaaacaacatgaacacatataagtagacaaagacaacaaaataacTACAACCTGGTATAATGGAAATATATtttgatttcatatttttgctgAAGATTTCTAAGATTTTCCCCACTGAGACAGGTTATGAACTCAGTTACTCCATTAGTGAGCTGGCCTCAGTGTTCATGGTTAGTTGTGTGAGATTACAATCAAATACAGCACTGAATCCTCAGCTAGATGGGTATGGAATGCTGGCGCTCATCTAAGTCCTGACAAACACATCTCTGTCCACTGAGAGCATAATATGGCGTGGTGCGGCACTGCTTTAGCTACTCCATCCAAACAACACACCACAATGGTGGATGGGAATCAACAAGGCTGCTCAGATCTGATGCCAGGAATTCATGGCCAGGTGAAAGTTCACGGTTTGCTGGACAATCAAATGTgcccaacaaaaacaaataaacatgcagCAAAACTAAATTCATTAACTGTTTCTACCAGCTCATTTGATGCTGTAAGCACTTTGAATCAAGCAATACAACGGCAATTAGCTTCCCATGACTGGTTTGTTCCTCAAGACTCTCTTGAGTGCGGCATGGAAACAAACATGTAAATGGCAAGATTCCCAACTGACAATATTTGTGATACAAATGGAAAAGAAATAAGATTGAAGAGCAATATTAAATTAGTGTTTTATCTCCTCCTACAGCAGGGAAGAGTTCTGATCAATGCTGAAGATTACAGAGTCAGTCACTTAAAAACTGGCCATCTGCTGGGATTTCTTTCAGGGTTGATTAAAGATTCATTGTAGATAAGAATCGTATTTTTGAGAGTGGAGAGACTCAATTGAGAGATAAGTAAGTTAGGTATTACTCCATCAAACCTGCACTTTAAGAGATGGAATACAGGATGCAGACACAGTGAGAATAATAAAATCCCTTAAAAAAGAGTGGGATGTGAAACAGAAACAAGTGATATTGCAGTTCTGCCTATCCCTTGGCTGtatctttattatttttccctttttggcAGAATGTACAGTACTCttctttaaataaaataatggcCAAACCAGACGAGGCCAAGGAGAGCTTGGTCTAATGCTTTTTGGGTCTGTATTTCACTCAAATAAAATGGGCTAATAGGGATGAAACAGTCTGATTAAACACAAACTTCTATTCCTGTATTGGGTAGCAGTGAGAGTGGACAACACAGGTTgcatgacaggaaaaaaaaaacatccagagCAATAtctaattacattttaattgaagataaaatacacagaaataacagcaaaaacagtAACATAATCATACTTGGTTGCTTGATATTTTTCATGACGCTGATTTAACTGTAGCACTAATTTAACCCTTGAAAATATGACTCAGGAAATACATCATTTTACCTCCTTAgcaatatttttatttctgcaaaaatgcaaaaactaaCTACAAGACTATCATTTACATTACAGCAACATCAGTGTATATTGTAGTGCAGCTGAGGTACTTCGATGGGTTATGATCATTATGAAGACATACTGTCTGACATCACCTAGATCCAGGTCTCTAAGTAATATATTCCATTACTGCTAACCAACACACAAAACTACTGTGGGGCCAAGTTCATGTTAATATGTCTATTTCAAACTACTTTTCAATTTAACCCCCATCGTTAAATGGGCATGTATTATCAGCTATGAGCAATGTCTTTCAATGAATACGGATTCACTGTTAACACAGCAAACCAAAAGTGAACCATTTACCATTTAGTAAATTTCATTCATACTGTGTGGTGAATGAAGAAATCAGCTTGATTGGATACGTAGCCAAATGGAGTAAAGAATCAATCAAAGCACGGAGTATGACTGCTTAGTGCATCATAGCACCTTTTTGTGAATGATCTCTAAAATAATCTTTGTAGAAGtatcagttttgttttgacattttgaaaagcacaaaaaaaaaattacattttttcactGACTACTAGAATAACAAATCATTTCAAGCAGCACTGGTGAATATTGGAATCATCAGAATAAACAAAGGTAGGAAAATAATGACAACAGACGGCACACTGACCCCCAACCTCATAACAAGGCAATGATTGGTTAAGAACTTATTAAAGCATCTGTCAGATTTGCACAAACAAATGCTTCTGTGCATGCTTAAACCATCCATTTAACCTTAGTACACctcatggaaaaaaatgttttcctcaaGATATGAGGATACACAACACCTGCCAAAATAATTTCCCTTTTCTTGAAAGCCAAACTGTCTTCAGTGATCACTAAGCGAGTCAGTAATGGCAAAAAAGGGAAATCTTTGCAGAATTTCACCTCAGGACCTTACCCTTATTACAGATTTAGGCACTATTTGCTCTCAgcacagcacaaacatcaaTTACAGTGCATTACAGTGCACAAGGCAACACCTACAACAACAAGAGTTCTGTAAGTACGACTTTAGAAAGCACAACCACAATCTTCACATTGGACTTTATCATAGTACAAAATACATTAAAGCCTGGCATCTGTTTCATATAAATTGCTCCATTAACATCAAAACTAAGCTCATCTGAACATAAAACAAGGGAGAGTCTGTCAGGTCTGGCAGGAAATGGAACAGTTGACTGTGCAGACTTACAGCATGTTAAGATAAGAGAGCATGCACGCATGAATACTCACTGTGGTGAAGTTGAGCGGGTAGCAATCCTCTCCTCGGAAGGTGCACTGCAGTAGCATGTCATTGATGTCATGACCTGTACGGTTATAGAAATCAGTCATGTTGAACAGTTTGGGCTTGAAGTTCTGGAAGTTTGCCTTATCCTTTAGGGCAGCTAGAACCTCGGGCTCAGCCAAGTGTGGATTGGCTATTTGGTAGTTATTATTGAGGAGGGCCAGGAGCTCCCCCACATGATAGAGGTCATTTCTGGTGATTTTGGAGAAGCGGAACTCATTGAGGTTACAGAATGTAACAGCTGGGAACGTGAGGTTAGTCGCCGCCACCTCATCCAGCTTGGTGACATGAGGGTACTCCAGGTAATATGACACTCGATCCATGCAGACCAGCAACAATAAGCAGAGTGAACCAAGGAAGGAAAGAGTCCAAAGAAACCGACGGAATGTCATGTGCCCATAGGCAAATATGTGACTCATGCCATGTAGAGTGGATATGTTAGCAAAAGCTTGCAGGTTGGAGGGCCTGATGCTCTCAATGCTTTCCTCTGAGCTCCCTTTCATGGTTGCGGAGTGATGTTCAACACTGTCTCCTCAAGAACTTCAGGTTAAAGATTTTGCTTAGCAACAGCAATAGCAGAATCCAACCGGCAGTGTTGGTTCGGCACACTGCTTCTTTATTTCCACAAGAAGTGGTAATGGTCTCAATAAATAGCTACCTTAAAACGGTTGTCAGTCTCTGTaacagttttcttttcatcacaAGTCACCTTCCAGTGGTTGTCAGCTGTTGTTGTAGTCCCAGGTCCCCCCTTTTCTTTCAGGCTGCTATTTTATTATCTCCaaagctgtctctctctctccctgctcagCTGTCCTTTGTAGCGGCACCAAACACAATGACAGCTCCAGAAACACCCACTTCTACCAAAACGCAATGCCTCCTGATTCCTGAGTGGTGTGAAAAGGGACAAGAATACAAGGGacaagaaaagagagaagaacagagaaaaTAGCGGACGTAAGGATAGAGGCGAGAGatgagtggggggggggctgcaatGAAAAGGGCTAGCGTTTGGAGAGAGGTGCTAAGCCTCAGCAGTCAATGGGACCCTTCCTCCTCTAATCGGAGAGAATGCCTCTACATCGCTGTGATAATGGGATGCAATGGTTTTGTGAATGGAGGTAATAAAGAGAGAAATGGCTCACTGGTCCCTCGCTGCCACCTTCCTTTTTCTCTCGTGTCTCTTttgctcttctcttttcttccagAGATGAAAATGAGGGGGTCAAAGACCTCCGACCAGCCCACCACTGTGGTTGACAACCGGCGTTCACAGCTTCCACGGGTTCCACTTCCTTATTTGCACAGATCCTCAGTTAATAGGGAAGACCACCTCTTGATGCTTTATGGTCACCCCCCAACGGCATAACCACTAAAGCCGCTTCGAGACCTCCAGCTTTAGTCCTGTTAACATACAGATTTATATTCTGCCGTGTGGAgcctttcactctctttttcgcttcctctcgctctctcccacCACTCccccatttctctctccctctctctctctctctctctctctctctctcagtctccctctctctccctctctctccctcttcctctttagtAGTCAGGATCCATCCCACTGCTGAATGGCTGctttgcctgtgtgtctgtgctcacaGGGGAAGTCTCTCAATCTGGACACCACCTTCACCGTGTTATTATTTTCTAATCTGTTCCAACAGCCTCCACCAACATGTTTGCTTGCATACAAGAATGCTACAGGTTGCATGTTTATTGCACTGACATACATAATGGAGTTCATAATAATGGAGTTCCAGTACCTTTTCATAACAATGTTAACAAGTAAAGCAGGCAGATATATGACCAAACCACATGGTGAAATGTTTTCttgattatatatatatgattcaTTACTGATCTAAGTTAATTGTGTATTGTCTTCCTTTGTGACAGCATGggtaaaatattttcatttttttgtcattcaaAGCGATGGCCTAATCCCAAAAGCATTTCACATTCCGGCAATGGCAGTCCTAAGATATGGTTCGCTGTGTATGACTACATGAGAAATTCAGGCTTGGCAAGTAATGGAGTTGGTTATTTCATTGGGGTTAAAATGTCAGCACACCATTCTGGGAAACCTTTCATTTCTCCAAGGACCAAACAAGATTATCACTCATAGGTTACCCTGGGATGTCTTATTATCATAACAATAGGTGAACTGCCAAGGATATGACCACAGCTCTTGAGGATTAAATCAATATTCTACCCTAGTAACCAAGCACAGGGACCATAGCAACCATTACCCCCAACACTACAGAGGCATGCAATTCAGATAAAACTACGCAAACCATTTCATCCGTTAACTCCGAAATGCAGTGTCAACCATACACTGTCACAGCTGAGATGCAATTTAAAAAATGCTCAcagaaagaaatgcaacaaGATGCCTGAAGTGATGGACTATCACAGTCCTTTTAGCTGACAGGGAATGCTAAGACTGAAGATTAGGTCTGCCAGAACAATATCTGAGGTACTGCAATTTGCAGACTACAAGACGGcagccttttttctgtccttctaCCCAAAAGTATTACGAACgaaaatcaaaacagaataGAGCCACTTTCAAAAACTCATAACATCATGACACTTTAAATATATCAGATACTATTCCttctcaaaatgtcactgaCTTGATGATGAAGATATTTGAATTTACAAGTAGTTGACGCCTGACTCAAGGCTAGCTAATCCTCTCTTATGCTTTCAAACGTATAAAATTCAAACGCAGTCCTTTGCATTCACAGTCATGACTTATACTGAATGAATGATGTTCGAAAAGACACTTAACAGTGACGGGTGATACTGTGCCCATTTAACATATGAGACCTTCACAGTATTTTAATATGTCgtcattcacaaacagtgcTGAATAAGTCAATGCTGCACTGACGAAGTAAAAACCCCCCAATAAGGAGGGACATTTGAGTTGGTGTCAGAAACACAAATCAACTAAGGATTTGGCTGAATGGATATGGTACTTTCCAGATACTATTCTAAAGTGAGAATAAAGTGCACCCATAAATCACGGAGCATATAGGGAAGACTAGAACATGTATACTGTTGCGGTGTTTGCTGAAAAAATACTAGAAAATCAAGCCGTAAATAAGCCATCAGGAACAACTGCGTATAagtattattagtagtagtactGGACCAGTTTGTGGAGTGTGGTAGATGTGTATTGAGCTGACTATAATCTGACTCAATGTGTCCATGATATTAAGTATCCCATCAGAACTGAATTTACcttttagaaaaaaatgaaaatgaaaatgaaatcctGTGAACTCAGTGATGATATTACATACATGGCTTCACAGTAAATGAAGAATGATTAATAATAAAACCTGAATAAAAAGTAGATCAATATCTGGGTATAGTCATTTTTGCCATCACTGCTGTATAAATCCGCATTTGACATTCAATTTCCATAATCAGTAATAGAATGCAAATACTCTCACTGCAGTTATTTGCATTCTCTGTACATTTGGGTAACAATGTCCTGTGTAAAGATTAGCAAACTGAAATTCCAAATTCATACTGGCAGGCATGCCTGTTGTTGCAGATTGCAGGATGAAAGTGGTGGACTTTTCAACAGTAATTGGCTTTCAAGTGGATGGTAGAATGCACAGTATAATGCAGGGAATATTAATGAGGAGAGGCAATATTTGTGGCACTGCTAAGCACTTTACTCTCTTTTTTGAGGGCCTTTGAATTTGACTTTTAACTATCAAGTGATGTTTTGAAAAATTCCAGGCCTAAAACACCTCTGGCTCACAGACTAGTGGTTAGTCTGTTCCTTCACAACTGACACAATGTCATAACTGCATATATTAATGAGTGCAGAATGTCTGTAAAAGCAGCTTAGCATTGTAAAGAATGAAGCAATAAACCATATAGGCTGGTCAAGTGAGGTGCTTTttctatataaaaaaaaaaaaaaacacaattcacagtgtgttttatatgtGAGCCTGTCTAACACATCACTAAATATAATTCAGCCCTCAATAATCTCTGCTCTTTCATGTTCCTATatcaacacatcctcatacctaatTGACTGCATAGGTTGGTTGCCCATAACTCCCAGAGCTACCCATATCACCGCTGTAGAGTACAAGCGACAGGCGTGCCTGAACTTAATCCTACCGAGCGTTTATCCTCACATGGTTAATGTTGCAAAACGGTCACAGTTTCCTTAGGTTTGGGCACCAAAACTATTTGGtcaggtttaggcaacaaaactagttggttaggtttaggaaaagataaTAGGTTGACATAAGAACATTGCAATAAGGTATGCAGCATAATTTAAACACGTTATGGAAGTTAAAATAGGTCAAcactgacttttggtttcacacaggacaccaACAGCGCtttcctgggtgaaagtccagTGTTTGCCTGACCCATCCATCCAATCTGTCTTACTCCATATGTGGACTTCCTTGCTCTTTACACATCACCTGatttcctcctttgttcctAACATAATTACCAcggccactagatgtcactgcCTAACAAGAATCATAGATACAGCTCATACCTTACTTGCACAGACAACCTATACGGCTGTTTTTCTTGCAAGGACAGGCTGCTATATATTTGATCATACTTTCTGTAAATGCTATGTAGTTTATATGTGTTGTGTAATCCACAGAAGCTTTAACTGGGAGAATGCACATTAACATGTTTTAGCATTGCCAGAAAATATGAATGTACTCAAGAGCTGCTGTATGATACATTAACTGAAAGCAAGATTTTTGAtaactgaaagacagaaatgcttttttcttATCAGTTTTAATCTGACTTGTTTCTCAACAAGATTGATATGGTTTAGGTGGGTTTATAATGCAGTCATAAACAATGTGATTCATAGTGCTGGCCTGCTGTGCTGTACATCTGCTGTCACCCATGATGTGTTGCAAAAGCCTTGGCCAAATACTCTCGAGGAAGGTTTAACCTGACAAGTGAACATCTTAATATagtgaaaacagcacagcagcactgttGCCACTCACACTATGTGGACCTAAATAATGTTGGATATCAAGTAAACCGCCCCGATATGATGGCTAAAAGGAGCAATTATGGTAAGTCATTCTTTGTGACGCCCAAATTATGCAGATTTGGCAAGCACCTCAGAGGACAAACTGGCCTACTGGGAAGTGAACCCTGCACTTAAGCAGTCGACATTTAAAAGCGCATACATCATGAAGTTAaagaaggagcagcagagatgcaACAGTGCACTGAACAGAGCAGTGCCAGTAAAACGATGCAGAGGCACAACTTGAACCACAGATTAGACTGAAAGTGCAATCCTTTGCAACTATTGTAGCCTCTCAGCACTTTGTTTTACTATCTCCAATgatcagcagcacacacaaacacatacattgCAACTAAAACAAAGTCAATGATCGGAACTGTCTGAGTTTAAATGCAAACACTTCAACCCAAACCTCCAGTCTGCAGTAGTTCAGATGTGTGTAGCCCGTATTAGACAACAAATACTTTGTTTGCAGTGGTAGCTACATCACAAAACAATGTCAGGGACATTGTTTCACCTTTTTCATCTGTAAGTGTATcacttttatcttttattgTTCCGATATATGCTAAATGCTGTTTTGCTATGTTCATACAATAATGCCAAACAAAATTCTAAAGCTCTAGCATCTGCTTGAGTGTGGATAtattcacagaaacacaaactggtATTGTACACAAGACTGAAACAACTTGTGCATTTGGCAGCTTCCGAGTAATCACTGTAGGTATTGAGATAAGCTTTGTTCTATTAAGCTACAAACCccgcagaaaaaaaataaaataaaacaaacactcaaCGTAGCCTTGAGCAATATGTAGATATGAAAGGCTGCAATAAACAGAAGGGgcaacatttttcttttggtGACTATTAGACAGACATAGCGGGCTAGCAGATGTGCACACAAACTCACCTTTTTTCCATCTTCTCttcacagatgaaacaaataaacagctgaaatctgccagacaacagagaaaaagatggcCTTCACAATACAGACAACCAATGGCTGCTATTCAACGTGTGTGGCAGTTGCTGCAAATGACCTTGCATAAATGCTGTCTGAGATAAGGGCCTATTCATATGTAATCTACTGCTCTATATCTGCTGTGCGCTTGTGGAGAACAAAActgagaggggaagaaaaagtCAAAGGCCTTAGACGCAGGAATCTCAATGTACTATGAAGAGATTTGGCAGTAATTGCAAACTGAAATAGTAAGACTAATGTGTCATTCATCAACACAAATGGACTCATTTCTtatagaaaaagaaataaaggaagCTGTCTCACATAACAGAGGGTCAGGGAAGTTTTACAGCAACAAAATTTCATGCTACACCAAAAGACAAGATTCTACTCTACTGCTAAGTGAAATGTGACACATATAGTTTTTAAGACATAACTGCAAATTGCTAATGTTTTAAATAATGAGACCAGAGCTATTTAAAACCAAAAAAGACAAGACGAGATGATGAAGCTGTTATTGCCAAGCTTCACTACTTATTAGAGCTTGCAGGTGTTTCCTTTCGCACTTCTGTCAATTTACTTCAACCTACAACCAAAATAGCCTACCTTATAGAAAGCGATGCTGCAGTCACTTGCTCACATTCACTGCTTACCTGTTATAAGGCTATTCATGATATGGATGCATCTAAAAATTGAATAGAACCTCAGCAGCATGTTTAAAGCTAATACAAGCGTGCCAAGCGTTGGTACGATAGGAATGAATGAGCCTGACAAACTGCTTTCCCGTTTAGAGAGATGTTTTAGATGATGAAAGGTATAATTTGTGTTCCGGTCCTTCAAGTGCCTTGGATCTCATCAATCAAACAGACATGCTATGACATACAATATACACAaatgacagagacacattaCACAAGATGGATACATCTTTGAATTGTGTTACTGGCTTATACGTTAACTGGTCTGTCAGCGTTAGGAAGTTGATCATTATAAATAGGGGACAATGTTCAACTGAAACCAGAAACATGGCCAaatagtcagtcagtcagtagatgctgtcatgttttctaATCAAATCTGGATGCAGTTCGTCCTCCAATGTGCGGTTATACTGAAAGACTCTAACAATCATACACCGAGGGCCAATTTAGATGTCAAATCTTTCATTCTGAATAAAACAAGGATAACTAATGAAGAAAATACAGGCCTGGAGCAGAAACATCTTTACCCCAATTATCAGCATGAACTTCTTCCATTTATCAGAATGTTCCACACATAAAAGTGTCCAGAATCATCACAAGCTTAGCGATGTAAACACACCATtactaaacaaacaaatagcCCCATTACCACAATCAGACACCACAGTAACACCAACTAAAACTGAAATTCATTATGTGTACAGGATCAAGAGGGCAGACACACCCACTAGGGGGCCTTAAAGATGTGTTACTTTGCACTTACTGATGCTGTAGATATTGCTGAAGATATTGCAAACTGGCTATAAAGTATGTGAATTTTCCGAGTATCTTAATGTGATGAAAGGATATGTTGAGGATACGCCTAAGTTATAATTTGCCAAGTAAATCAAAAACCAATCATTAGCACAAAGCTGGAACACTCCTAGGCCTTTGCAATTAGTGCCAATTAGCAATTTGTTTAGATACAAAATAATTTATGCACAAAGTAGCAAAAGACATTCTCAATTAAAATGATAGTGGCTTTCCACAACACTCCACTATATTACAAAGCTTCAAGATTAAACATTAATTGTGCAAATTCCCAAACatatctgcatttttttcaggCTGACACattaaataaagacaaaatgacCCTGGGCTTTGCAAGGCTGGGGCTCTCGGGAAAGTGCCTGTTTTAATCCAGCCTTGCATATAACagcatacatttttaataagcaTAGTCTTAGTGTCTGTTGACCTCTCTGAAAATAACGCAGGCATGCATGTAAATCAAGCTTACTTAAACACTGATTGTGACTACAAATGCTGCTCATCAGTGTTTTCCTGGAAATTTTATGGCCTCTAAATATACACTAGGTCTAACAAGGTTTGTGAATGACAAGCTTCTTGGAAGATTGCAATGAATTAGTGGAATCTACCACAGGTATTGTACCCCACTAATGAGGATTCGTGCCGCTTATAAACTGATGCAAGTTTGCCACCTAGTGGACGCCGTCAAGATGTGGAATTGTGTGGTATAACGCCAACTCCATTTATCATGCCAGGCAAGACTGCAATACAACAACAAATCTACCCTCCAAAAGCAAAACAGGTGAGCTAAATCAGTCTAATGAAGCCACGCTACATAAACAGCTGCCCGTGAACCAGACACCTGGGATCACTTGTCCTAAACCACTTGACACAGTATCTAACGAACTTAACATTGGCGAAGTTCACCTAtttgacagtttaaaaaaaaatgagtaaTGACATATCTCGAAAGAAGGGGAAGAGCTCGAGTGAGAAAAAGGCGAAGAGAAAGTCTAGAAGAAGAGAGACTTACGCGATGTACATCTATAAAGTTTTGAAACAGGTGGGTGAAGAAAATCAAGCCGAAGTTTAAACTGCTTCGGTTTTCCTGTCTAAACGAACTAACAGCAAtttccctcctgctctcaaAGGTTCACCCGGACACGGGGATTTCAAGCAAAGCCATGAGCATCATGAACTCCTTCGTGAATGACCTGTTTGAGAGGATTGCCACAGAGGCGTCCCGGCTGGCTCTGTACAATAAGCGCTCCACCATCACCAGCAGAGAAGTGCAGACTGCggtgaggctgctgctgcccgGGGAGCTGGCCAAGCACGCCGTGTCCGAGGGCACCAAAGCGGTCACAAAGTACACCAGCTCCAAATGAAGCCTTCCACGCACTAAAAGTTCTTATGACAAGGATTTCAACCCTGTGCATCAGTGGATTTGTAAACCGGATGATttacataacacacaaaaagcttatttttatttttttaaacgCCTCTTCTGAAAAGCAGCAACATGTCGGCATTAGCCACTAGATGGGGTACTTTCACTTTTTATATTACAGGCGTATTTACTCAGAGTATTGAGTGTCTTTGATAAACAGCCCTATGAGGAGATATGGCTGCATACA carries:
- the h2bk1 gene encoding histone H2B type 2-K1 yields the protein MSNDISRKKGKSSSEKKAKRKSRRRETYAMYIYKVLKQVHPDTGISSKAMSIMNSFVNDLFERIATEASRLALYNKRSTITSREVQTAVRLLLPGELAKHAVSEGTKAVTKYTSSK